Proteins co-encoded in one Opitutus terrae PB90-1 genomic window:
- a CDS encoding flagellin, whose translation MAVVINTNYAATVASNNLAASNTMLQKSLNRLSSGSKIVNPSDDAGGLAVSMKLSAAAVRQGAVATNIGNAVSLLQTQDGALKIAGKVLERISELKVLHSDVTKSSSDKANYDAEFNALQTQLRDIAGEEFNGVALFGSADIGSVQITEDGGTSVAIAARNLTSTTDGVGTISASTVDSLGHTDVTLANISAAIQNVATMRATNGSEQSRFNFASELVTVNKANLESANSRIVDVDVATESTQLARWNVLVSAGTSMLAQANTSAQTALRLLQ comes from the coding sequence ATGGCAGTCGTGATTAATACCAACTACGCCGCGACGGTTGCTTCCAACAACCTCGCTGCTTCGAATACGATGCTGCAGAAGAGCCTCAATCGGCTCTCGAGCGGCTCGAAAATCGTCAATCCTTCCGATGATGCGGGCGGTCTGGCGGTCTCGATGAAGCTGTCCGCCGCCGCCGTCCGTCAGGGCGCGGTTGCGACCAACATCGGGAACGCCGTTTCCCTCCTTCAAACGCAGGATGGCGCGCTGAAGATCGCCGGCAAGGTGCTCGAGCGCATCAGTGAGCTCAAAGTGCTCCACTCCGATGTGACCAAGAGCTCCAGCGACAAGGCCAACTACGACGCGGAGTTCAACGCTCTGCAGACCCAGTTGCGCGACATCGCCGGTGAAGAGTTCAACGGCGTCGCCCTGTTCGGCTCGGCCGACATCGGCAGCGTGCAGATCACCGAAGACGGTGGCACGTCCGTGGCGATCGCCGCCCGCAATCTGACCAGCACCACCGATGGTGTGGGGACGATTTCGGCCTCGACCGTGGATTCGTTGGGTCACACCGATGTGACGCTGGCGAACATCTCGGCCGCGATTCAGAACGTCGCGACAATGCGCGCGACCAATGGTTCGGAGCAGAGCCGGTTCAACTTCGCGTCGGAGCTGGTCACCGTTAACAAAGCCAATCTGGAGTCCGCCAACAGCCGTATCGTCGATGTCGACGTGGCGACCGAATCCACCCAGCTCGCCCGCTGGAACGTTCTGGTCTCCGCCGGCACCTCGATGCTCGCCCAGGCCAACACGAGTGCGCAGACCGCGCTCCGTTTGCTCCAGTAA
- a CDS encoding flagellin, which produces MSVVINTNYAATVASNNLAASNASLQKSLNRLSSGSKIVSPADDAGGLAVSMKLSAAAIRQGAVATNISNAISFLQTQDGALKVTAKVLERISELKVLYTDVTKSSSDKANYDAEFVALTAQLRSTALEKFNGVTMFGSAAIGQVDVTEDGGTQVAIASRNLLDGTSGVGTISASTITSLGDAAVTLANISTAIQNVATMRANNGSEQSRFNFASELVIVNKSNLESANSRIVDVDVATESTQLARWNVLVQAGTSMLSQANTSSQTALKLLQ; this is translated from the coding sequence ATGTCAGTTGTCATCAATACCAACTATGCGGCCACGGTTGCGTCCAACAACCTTGCGGCCTCGAACGCGTCGTTGCAGAAGAGCCTCAACCGGCTTTCCAGCGGCTCGAAGATTGTCAGCCCCGCCGACGATGCCGGTGGTTTGGCTGTTTCCATGAAGTTGTCGGCCGCGGCGATCCGTCAGGGTGCCGTCGCCACCAACATCAGCAATGCCATCTCGTTTTTGCAGACGCAGGATGGCGCCCTCAAGGTCACGGCCAAGGTACTCGAGCGCATCAGCGAACTGAAGGTGCTTTACACCGACGTCACCAAGAGCTCGAGCGACAAAGCCAATTACGATGCCGAGTTCGTCGCGCTGACCGCCCAGCTGCGGTCCACCGCGCTCGAAAAATTTAACGGCGTCACCATGTTCGGCTCAGCCGCCATCGGCCAGGTCGATGTGACCGAGGACGGCGGTACCCAGGTGGCCATCGCCTCCCGCAACCTGCTCGACGGTACTTCGGGCGTCGGCACGATCTCGGCCTCGACGATCACCTCGCTCGGCGATGCCGCCGTAACGCTGGCGAACATCTCCACGGCGATCCAGAACGTGGCCACCATGCGCGCGAACAACGGCTCGGAACAGAGCCGGTTCAACTTCGCGTCCGAGCTGGTCATCGTGAACAAGTCGAACCTCGAATCCGCCAATAGCCGGATTGTCGACGTCGACGTCGCTACCGAATCCACTCAGCTCGCCCGCTGGAACGTCCTGGTACAGGCCGGCACTTCGATGCTGTCGCAAGCCAACACCAGTTCGCAGACGGCGCTGAAGCTCCTCCAGTAG